Proteins encoded together in one Ammospiza nelsoni isolate bAmmNel1 chromosome Z, bAmmNel1.pri, whole genome shotgun sequence window:
- the SH3GL2 gene encoding endophilin-A1: MSVAGLKKQFHKATQKVSEKVGGAEGTKLDDDFKEMERKVDVTSRAVVEIMAKTIEYLQPNPASRAKLSMINTMSKIRGQEKGPGYPQAEALLADAMLKFGRELGEECNFGPALVDVGEAMKELSEVKDSLDMEVKQNFIDPLQNLHDKDLREIQHHLKKMEGRRLDFDYKKKRQGKLPDEELRQALEKFDESKEIAESSMFNLLEMDIEQVSQLSALVQAQLEYHKQATQILQRVTSKLEDRIKEASSQPRREYQPKPRMSLDFSTGDNTQHNGGISHATTPKPSGAHMDQPCCRALYDFEPENEGELGFKEGDIITLTNQIDENWYEGMLHGQSGFFPINYVDILVPLPN; the protein is encoded by the exons aaaGTGAGTGAAAAAGTAGGAGGTGCGGAAGGAACAAAACTAGATGATGATTTCAAAGAAATGGAAAGG AAAGTGGATGTTACCAGCAGGGCAGTTGTGGAAATAATGGCAAAGACAATAGAGTATCTTCAGCCAAATCCAG CTTCCAGAGCTAAACTCAGCATGATCAACACTATGTCAAAAATTCGAGGCCAGGAAAAGGGACCAGGCTATCCTCAGGCAGAAGCCTTGCTGGCAGATGCAATGCTGAAGTTTGGCCGAGAACTTGGTGAAGAATGCAACTTTG GACCAGCACTTGTTGATGTAGGAGAAGCTATGAAGGAGCTTTCTGAAGTCAAGGACTCTTTAGACATGGAAGTGAAGCAAAACTTCATTGATCCACTTCAGAATCTCCATGATAAAGATCTGAGAGAAATACAG caTCACCTGAAGAAAATGGAGGGTCGACGCCTGGATTTTGattacaagaagaaaagacagggCAAGCTCCCTGATGAAGAACTTCGTCAAGCTCTGGAGAAATTTGATGAATCAAAAGAAATTGCTGAGTCAAGCATGTTTAACCTTCTGGAGATGGAT ATTGAACAAGTGAGCCAGCTTTCCGCTCTTGTGCAAGCCCAGCTGGAGTACCACAAGCAGGCCACACAGATCCTACAGCGAGTTACTTCTAAACTGGAAGATAG AATAAAAGAGGCATCATCTCAGCCCAGGCGAGAGTACCAGCCCAAACCCCGTATGAGCCTGGATTTCTCGACTGGTGACAATACACAGCACAATGGAGGGATATCCCATGCCACCACACCCAAACCATCAG GTGCTCACATGGATCAGCCATGCTGCCGAGCTCTGTATGACTTCGAACCAGAGAATGAAGGGGAGCTGGGATTTAAAGAGGGTGATATTATTACCCTCACTAACCAGATTGATGAAAACTGGTATGAGGGGATGCTTCATGGCCAGTCAGGTTTCTTCCCCATCAATTATGTCGATATTCTAGTTCCATTACCCAATTAG